A genomic segment from Halomonas sp. TA22 encodes:
- the ureE gene encoding urease accessory protein UreE, giving the protein MLKLIERLGPIEASQASDTLTLPFELRIRGRLKAKSDAGRELGLFLDRGPVLREGEGLRAESGEIVQVKAAIEPVVTARIATGLPLARLAYHLGNRHVQLALDEDARGGFVRFPPDHVLEELAVLLGATLEHHEAPFDPEPGAYNQLGHAHSHEHQHEHSHGHDHAH; this is encoded by the coding sequence ATGCTGAAACTGATTGAACGCCTGGGGCCCATCGAGGCGAGCCAGGCCAGTGACACCCTGACACTGCCTTTTGAGCTGCGCATTCGCGGCCGTCTCAAGGCGAAAAGCGATGCCGGCCGCGAGCTTGGCCTGTTTCTCGACCGTGGCCCGGTGTTGCGCGAGGGCGAAGGGCTACGTGCCGAGAGCGGCGAAATCGTGCAGGTGAAGGCCGCCATCGAGCCGGTGGTCACCGCGCGCATTGCCACAGGCCTGCCGCTGGCGCGGCTCGCCTATCATCTCGGCAATCGCCATGTACAGCTGGCGCTGGATGAGGATGCGCGAGGCGGATTCGTGCGCTTCCCGCCGGATCATGTGCTCGAGGAGCTGGCGGTGCTGCTGGGGGCCACCCTTGAGCACCACGAGGCGCCTTTCGACCCTGAGCCGGGCGCCTACAACCAGTTGGGGCACGCTCACTCCCATGAGCATCAGCATGAGCATTCCCACGGGCATGACCATGCCCATTGA
- a CDS encoding urease accessory protein UreF, with amino-acid sequence MPIESASGTGLGDDLALLGLLQLVSPALPIGAFAFSQGLESAFELGWVDNEESLGEWLEGVLDDGLARCELPALMRLQQAWAQRDDEAVSEWNDWLAANRETAELAAEDSRLGAALARLLKSLALLPNRPSSETPLPAGAGYVTLFAWTAHARGVPVRQTLLGFAWAWLENQLAVACKALPLGHTAAQRLIERLRPALVGAVDKALVLDDQELGPLLPGLALASAQHETQYSRLFRS; translated from the coding sequence ATGCCCATTGAGTCAGCCAGCGGTACCGGGCTGGGCGACGACCTGGCGCTGCTGGGGCTGCTGCAACTGGTCAGTCCGGCGCTGCCGATCGGTGCCTTTGCCTTCTCCCAAGGGCTCGAGAGCGCCTTCGAGCTGGGCTGGGTAGACAATGAGGAGAGCCTTGGCGAGTGGCTGGAAGGGGTGCTCGACGATGGCCTGGCTCGCTGCGAGCTCCCGGCGCTGATGCGCCTGCAGCAAGCCTGGGCGCAGCGCGATGACGAGGCGGTGAGCGAGTGGAACGACTGGCTTGCCGCCAATCGCGAAACGGCAGAACTTGCCGCCGAAGATAGCCGCCTGGGCGCTGCGCTGGCACGCCTGCTGAAAAGCCTGGCGCTATTGCCCAATCGTCCTTCGAGCGAGACGCCGCTGCCAGCGGGTGCCGGCTACGTCACACTATTTGCCTGGACCGCCCATGCGCGAGGCGTGCCAGTGCGCCAGACACTGCTCGGCTTTGCCTGGGCGTGGCTCGAAAACCAGCTGGCGGTGGCCTGCAAGGCACTGCCGCTTGGGCATACCGCTGCCCAGCGCTTGATCGAGCGGCTGCGCCCGGCACTCGTCGGCGCGGTGGACAAGGCCCTGGTACTGGATGACCAAGAACTCGGCCCGCTGCTGCCGGGGCTGGCCCTGGCCAGCGCCCAGCATGAGACCCAATATTCACGACTGTTTCGAAGTTAG
- the ureG gene encoding urease accessory protein UreG, producing MNHCLRVGVGGPVGSGKTALLKQLCLALRDHYDIAVVTNDIYTREDADFLLKHEALAADRILGVETGGCPHTAIREDASMNLAAIDDLQARHPGLELVLVESGGDNLSATFSPELSDLTLYVIDVSAGDKIPRKGGPGITKSDLLIINKIDIAEQVHASLEVMERDSKKMRGERPFVFTNLYDGVGLEEIIRFILDRGMLPDRRPRQQANAG from the coding sequence ATGAACCATTGCCTACGCGTAGGCGTCGGCGGCCCGGTGGGCTCCGGCAAGACCGCGCTGCTCAAGCAGCTCTGCCTGGCACTGCGCGATCACTATGATATCGCGGTGGTCACCAACGATATCTATACCCGCGAGGATGCTGACTTCCTGCTCAAGCACGAAGCCCTGGCGGCGGATCGTATCCTTGGCGTGGAGACCGGCGGCTGTCCGCACACCGCCATCCGCGAGGATGCCTCGATGAACCTCGCCGCCATCGATGATCTTCAAGCGCGTCACCCCGGCCTCGAGCTGGTGCTGGTGGAGTCCGGCGGCGACAATCTCTCGGCCACCTTCAGCCCGGAACTTTCCGACTTGACGCTTTATGTCATCGACGTTTCCGCAGGCGACAAGATCCCCCGCAAGGGCGGGCCTGGTATCACCAAGTCCGACCTGCTGATCATCAACAAGATCGATATCGCCGAGCAGGTGCACGCTTCGCTAGAGGTGATGGAGCGCGACTCGAAGAAGATGCGGGGCGAGCGGCCATTCGTCTTCACCAACCTCTACGATGGGGTGGGGCTCGAGGAGATCATCCGCTTCATTCTCGATCGCGGCATGCTGCCGGATCGCCGCCCACGCCAGCAGGCCAATGCCGGTTGA
- a CDS encoding diguanylate cyclase, producing MTGLTAFLIWHFNIAWASTAPGETLGPPINEALVSADDSLTDSDRSRPQVDESGRERVTLQLPWYPQFQFAGYYAALERGYYRDAGLDVEVRHTGSGTIANPVEEVIFNRAEFGVSRSDLLVHHSEGLPVAVLANIMQRSALTFLTLERYGFDRLEEIGDRPVSLPLMENGEEHLDWEILATLYAAGVDPEQLNNASPNWQVEGLIDGTTQLLPIFSTTLPYFIRQYGEEPVEIHPSEYGIDFYGDLLFTHQQLIEQRPALVKAFREASLHGWRYALTHIDEVAELIDQRYETQHAGYDIELLREEAQQLIALMQPELIEIGHINPTRWEAIAHTYQSLDIIDEYDLESFLYSPERVPLANDGFPNVWRWAMLALSILTVAVALAFYLHMMNRELRREMQRRKSAEDALRHQAEKDGLTGIDNRRLFEVRLQQEFDRARRHGRALSIILFDVDHFKRFNDSHGHLLGDQVLIQIATVTQAVLRSCDHFARYGGEEFVVVLPDTDLAEAGMIANRIWQANREHRVVTDSLVVGYTLSLGVATISLSDKHGHDLLQRADTQLYRAKESGRDRCCKAE from the coding sequence ATGACAGGACTCACAGCGTTTCTCATTTGGCATTTCAATATCGCCTGGGCAAGCACAGCCCCTGGCGAGACGCTCGGGCCTCCAATCAATGAAGCCCTCGTCTCAGCCGACGACAGCCTCACCGACTCAGACCGAAGCCGGCCGCAAGTAGACGAGAGTGGAAGGGAGCGGGTAACGCTGCAGCTTCCCTGGTATCCACAGTTTCAATTCGCCGGGTACTACGCCGCGCTCGAGCGGGGCTACTATCGCGATGCTGGACTTGACGTAGAGGTTCGTCACACCGGGAGTGGCACTATTGCCAACCCCGTCGAGGAGGTCATCTTCAATCGCGCCGAGTTCGGTGTCTCGCGCTCCGACCTGCTGGTTCACCACAGCGAGGGACTCCCCGTGGCGGTGCTGGCGAATATCATGCAGCGCTCCGCCCTGACGTTTCTGACCTTGGAGCGCTACGGTTTCGACCGTCTGGAGGAGATCGGCGACCGCCCCGTCAGTCTGCCGCTAATGGAGAATGGCGAGGAGCATCTCGACTGGGAGATTCTCGCTACCCTGTATGCCGCCGGAGTCGATCCGGAGCAACTCAACAACGCGTCGCCCAATTGGCAAGTCGAGGGCCTGATCGATGGCACGACCCAACTGCTTCCCATCTTCTCCACCACCCTGCCCTATTTCATCAGGCAGTATGGCGAGGAGCCGGTCGAGATCCATCCAAGCGAGTATGGCATCGACTTCTACGGCGACCTGCTTTTTACCCATCAGCAGCTGATCGAGCAACGCCCGGCGTTGGTGAAAGCGTTCCGTGAGGCCTCCCTGCACGGCTGGCGATATGCGCTGACCCATATCGATGAGGTGGCGGAACTGATCGATCAGCGCTACGAGACGCAACATGCCGGTTATGATATCGAGCTCCTGCGTGAGGAGGCGCAACAGCTCATTGCGCTGATGCAACCCGAATTGATCGAGATTGGCCACATCAACCCGACACGCTGGGAGGCGATTGCCCACACCTACCAGTCGCTGGACATCATCGATGAGTACGATCTGGAGTCCTTTCTCTACTCTCCTGAACGGGTGCCGCTGGCCAATGACGGGTTTCCGAACGTCTGGCGCTGGGCGATGCTCGCCCTGTCGATCCTGACCGTGGCCGTCGCCCTCGCCTTCTATCTGCATATGATGAACCGCGAACTGCGCCGGGAAATGCAGCGCCGCAAGAGCGCGGAAGATGCCCTGCGCCACCAGGCAGAAAAAGATGGATTGACGGGGATAGACAATCGCCGCTTGTTCGAAGTGCGCTTGCAGCAGGAGTTCGATCGCGCCAGGCGGCACGGGCGCGCGCTGAGCATCATTCTGTTCGATGTGGACCATTTCAAACGCTTCAATGACAGCCACGGCCATCTGCTGGGCGACCAGGTTTTGATCCAGATCGCCACCGTCACCCAGGCGGTGCTGCGTAGTTGCGACCATTTCGCCCGTTATGGCGGCGAGGAGTTCGTGGTCGTGCTTCCCGATACCGACCTTGCCGAAGCTGGCATGATCGCCAATCGCATCTGGCAGGCCAATCGAGAGCATCGCGTGGTCACCGACTCGCTGGTGGTCGGCTACACGCTTAGCCTTGGTGTGGCGACCATTTCACTCAGCGACAAACATGGTCATGACCTGCTCCAACGCGCCGATACCCAGCTCTATCGGGCCAAGGAGTCGGGCCGGGATCGCTGCTGTAAAGCGGAATAA
- a CDS encoding DUF2835 domain-containing protein — translation MPSIDVVLHLTSDECLAHYQGRAQQVHALSVDGRRLVFPATALRHIVSHDGVHGVFRLSFNEQGKFESLAPLPRK, via the coding sequence TTGCCCAGTATCGATGTCGTGCTTCACCTCACCTCCGACGAGTGCCTGGCCCATTACCAGGGCCGAGCCCAGCAGGTGCACGCGCTCAGTGTCGATGGGCGCCGGTTGGTCTTTCCGGCCACGGCGCTGCGCCATATCGTTTCGCATGATGGAGTCCATGGGGTATTTCGGCTGAGCTTCAACGAGCAGGGCAAGTTCGAATCCCTCGCCCCTTTACCGCGAAAGTAG
- a CDS encoding putative metalloprotease CJM1_0395 family protein, with amino-acid sequence MQIAPTLFHQPFNARASLQVAPIAPMTPTAKAASENEERQARGQVQEKHVESATVGGATRGAAPSAANGEPLTPEELDYLERLKVTDRAVRQHEMAHQIAGGHYSGGASYEYEIGPDGKRYAVAGEVSIDYGPVSGDPQATIDKMQTVIAAALAPADPSTQDRKVAAQARQVMISARLELEQQRSEMNAARHSASEGGDDVAAASAGRGADRHAQGHAQESIERQLEEYEVVSRSIMAGQSYRDSLRAVA; translated from the coding sequence ATGCAAATTGCTCCCACCCTGTTTCATCAGCCGTTCAACGCGCGCGCCTCGCTCCAGGTGGCGCCCATTGCGCCCATGACACCCACGGCAAAGGCGGCAAGCGAGAACGAAGAGCGCCAGGCGCGAGGCCAGGTGCAGGAGAAGCATGTCGAAAGCGCCACGGTGGGCGGTGCAACGCGGGGTGCTGCGCCAAGTGCCGCCAATGGCGAGCCACTCACGCCCGAGGAGCTCGACTACCTCGAACGGCTCAAGGTGACGGATCGCGCGGTGCGCCAGCACGAGATGGCGCATCAGATCGCTGGCGGCCACTATAGTGGTGGCGCAAGTTATGAGTACGAGATCGGCCCGGACGGCAAGCGCTACGCCGTGGCCGGTGAAGTCTCCATCGACTACGGCCCGGTGAGTGGCGACCCCCAGGCCACCATCGACAAGATGCAGACGGTGATCGCCGCTGCCCTGGCGCCAGCCGACCCCTCCACGCAGGATCGCAAGGTGGCCGCCCAGGCCCGCCAGGTGATGATCAGCGCCCGCCTCGAGCTCGAGCAGCAACGCAGCGAGATGAATGCCGCGCGACACAGCGCCAGCGAAGGGGGCGACGACGTTGCAGCGGCCAGCGCCGGCAGGGGAGCGGATCGTCATGCCCAAGGTCATGCCCAAGAGAGTATCGAGCGTCAGCTCGAGGAGTACGAAGTCGTCTCGCGCTCAATCATGGCCGGGCAATCCTACCGCGATTCGCTGCGCGCGGTCGCTTGA
- a CDS encoding type II toxin-antitoxin system PemK/MazF family toxin — protein sequence MRRGEIVIVSTRGDYEKPRPALIVQSDLFHEHPSATLAPITSGIRAELPLFRLDLAPSEFNGLQRPGQVMIDKLVSVPRAKLSTPHRAAG from the coding sequence ATGAGACGAGGCGAGATCGTGATCGTCTCCACACGAGGCGATTACGAGAAGCCGCGCCCCGCGCTTATCGTTCAGTCGGACCTTTTTCATGAGCACCCTTCGGCCACGCTGGCGCCTATCACCAGTGGGATTCGCGCCGAATTGCCCCTTTTCCGGCTCGATCTTGCACCTTCAGAATTCAATGGGCTACAACGTCCCGGCCAAGTGATGATCGACAAGCTGGTCAGCGTGCCTAGGGCGAAACTCTCGACCCCCCATCGGGCGGCTGGATGA
- a CDS encoding antitoxin MazE family protein, with protein MARAVNERVKQRRDALRAQGLRPLQVWVPDTRSPDFARQCREQSRAVHDDSLENDTLEWIEEVADHEGWQ; from the coding sequence ATGGCCCGCGCCGTCAATGAACGAGTCAAGCAGCGCCGCGATGCATTGCGCGCCCAAGGGCTGCGCCCCTTGCAGGTCTGGGTGCCCGATACGCGTTCACCCGACTTTGCCAGGCAATGCAGGGAGCAATCCCGGGCCGTCCATGACGATTCTCTCGAGAATGACACACTCGAGTGGATCGAGGAGGTGGCGGATCACGAGGGATGGCAATGA
- a CDS encoding FliC/FljB family flagellin — MSVINTNITSMIGQSNLSKSQNALQTSMERLSSGLRINSAKDDAAGQAIANRMTAQITGLNQAQRNANDGISLAQTAEGSLNQVNDNLQRIRELTVQAQNGTNSSDDLKSIQDEIDQRLAEIDRISAETNFNGVNVLASEQGLQIQVGANDGETITVQLKQIDVSTLFADGFSVAGAPAATATDVLDLADADATVTLGEDDVEYTKLADGTWEYDTGEVDGDDEAIMATVTSSELASLIAEEEDDVTVGDYTIAANGTVTDTDSGDAVYVENDALTTDPDAAATENPLAALDAALNQVDSLRSELGAVQNRFEDAITNLNTNSTNLSAARSRIEDADYAVEVANMTRAQILQQAGTSVLAQANQIPQNVLSLLG, encoded by the coding sequence ATGTCAGTGATCAACACCAACATCACCTCCATGATTGGTCAGTCAAACCTGAGCAAGTCGCAGAACGCTCTGCAGACTTCCATGGAGCGTCTCTCTTCCGGCCTGCGCATCAACAGCGCCAAGGACGACGCCGCCGGTCAGGCCATCGCCAACCGCATGACTGCCCAGATCACCGGTCTGAACCAGGCGCAGCGTAACGCCAACGACGGTATCTCCCTGGCCCAGACCGCCGAAGGTTCACTGAACCAGGTCAACGACAACCTGCAGCGCATTCGTGAGTTGACCGTCCAGGCCCAGAACGGCACCAACTCTTCTGATGATTTGAAGTCCATCCAGGACGAAATCGATCAGCGTCTGGCTGAAATCGACCGTATCTCTGCCGAGACCAATTTCAACGGCGTCAACGTATTGGCCAGCGAGCAAGGCCTGCAGATCCAGGTCGGTGCCAACGATGGTGAAACCATCACTGTCCAACTGAAGCAAATCGATGTCAGCACGCTGTTTGCGGATGGCTTCAGCGTTGCCGGCGCTCCCGCCGCCACTGCCACCGACGTGCTTGATCTTGCCGATGCAGACGCTACGGTCACGCTGGGTGAAGATGACGTTGAATATACCAAGCTCGCAGATGGTACTTGGGAGTATGACACCGGTGAGGTAGACGGAGACGATGAGGCTATCATGGCCACCGTCACCTCTTCTGAACTGGCAAGCTTGATCGCTGAGGAAGAGGACGATGTAACGGTTGGCGACTACACCATCGCTGCCAATGGCACCGTGACCGACACCGATAGTGGCGATGCTGTCTATGTGGAAAACGACGCTCTGACCACCGATCCGGATGCCGCCGCCACCGAGAATCCGCTGGCCGCCTTGGATGCCGCTCTGAATCAGGTTGACAGCCTGCGCTCCGAGCTGGGTGCCGTGCAGAACCGCTTCGAAGACGCCATCACCAACCTGAACACCAACTCCACTAACCTGTCTGCCGCCCGTTCGCGCATCGAAGATGCCGACTACGCGGTGGAAGTGGCCAACATGACCCGCGCGCAGATCCTGCAGCAGGCCGGCACTTCCGTACTGGCCCAGGCCAACCAGATTCCGCAGAACGTGCTGTCTCTGCTGGGTTAA